From Nonlabens sp. Ci31, the proteins below share one genomic window:
- the hisD gene encoding histidinol dehydrogenase, translating to MKIISNPDSSQQQQLLERPQQERAHVETAVQDIIQLVKDNGDQALFAFAEKFDKATLTVLRVTEKEIQKAGEQIAPELKAAIQIAYQNIYKFHEANYTKDYPVIETMPGMTCWRKSLPIQKVGLYIPGGSAPLFSTVLMLAIPAKIAGNKKVVLCSPTDANGAIHAAVLYTANLCGVTEIYKAGGAQAIAAMTYGTESIPAVDKIFGPGNAFVTRAKELAQQQGVAIDMPAGPSEVLIIADKDANPAFVASDLLAQAEHGPDSQVILLTDSLSLSEAVNDALEIQLSTLSRKQTAEKAIENSKTIVLENMEECINWSDAYAPEHLIINTINADEVAEQIQVAGSIFIGSYTCESLGDYASGTNHTLPTYGYARNYSGVSVDSFVNKVTYQKATAQGIKNLGPAVEQMAAAEGLDAHKNAVSLRLKTVKNSDL from the coding sequence ATGAAAATTATTTCTAATCCAGACAGTTCGCAACAACAGCAGTTATTAGAACGCCCTCAACAAGAGCGTGCTCATGTGGAGACTGCTGTACAAGACATCATTCAATTGGTAAAAGATAATGGTGACCAAGCCTTATTTGCTTTTGCAGAGAAATTTGATAAAGCAACACTTACTGTTCTCCGAGTTACTGAAAAAGAAATTCAAAAAGCAGGCGAACAAATTGCTCCAGAATTGAAAGCAGCCATTCAAATTGCTTATCAAAATATATACAAATTTCACGAAGCTAATTACACCAAGGATTATCCGGTCATAGAAACCATGCCCGGAATGACTTGCTGGAGAAAATCTTTACCTATTCAAAAAGTAGGTTTGTATATCCCTGGTGGCTCTGCTCCTCTTTTTTCAACGGTATTAATGCTGGCTATTCCTGCAAAAATAGCTGGTAACAAAAAGGTGGTTTTATGCAGTCCAACAGATGCTAATGGCGCTATCCATGCCGCTGTATTGTACACCGCAAACCTTTGTGGAGTAACTGAAATCTATAAAGCTGGTGGAGCACAAGCGATCGCTGCAATGACTTATGGAACGGAAAGTATTCCTGCAGTGGATAAGATTTTCGGACCTGGAAATGCCTTTGTCACCAGAGCTAAAGAACTCGCTCAACAACAAGGTGTAGCCATCGATATGCCTGCTGGACCATCAGAGGTTTTGATCATCGCTGACAAGGATGCAAATCCCGCTTTTGTAGCTTCAGACCTTCTTGCCCAAGCAGAACATGGACCAGATTCTCAGGTCATCCTTTTAACAGATTCCCTAAGCTTAAGCGAGGCTGTGAATGACGCATTAGAAATCCAATTAAGCACGCTTTCGCGAAAGCAAACTGCAGAAAAGGCTATAGAGAACAGCAAGACTATCGTTTTAGAAAACATGGAAGAGTGCATCAATTGGTCTGATGCCTATGCGCCAGAGCACTTGATTATAAATACGATAAATGCTGACGAAGTAGCGGAGCAAATTCAAGTAGCTGGTTCGATTTTTATAGGTTCATATACCTGTGAAAGTTTAGGAGATTATGCCAGCGGTACCAACCATACCCTTCCTACTTATGGATATGCACGTAATTACAGTGGAGTGTCTGTTGATAGCTTTGTCAATAAGGTGACCTATCAAAAAGCAACCGCTCAAGGTATAAAAAACTTAGGCCCAGCTGTTGAGCAAATGGCGGCTGCCGAAGGACTTGACGCACATAAAAATGCGGTGAGTTTGAGGTTGAAAACAGTTAAGAATTCAGATTTATGA
- the trpB gene encoding tryptophan synthase subunit beta, with the protein MNYQVDEKGFYGEFGGAFIPELLYPNIEELQENYLEIEKSPEFQKEFHQLLKDYVGRPTPLFLAKRLSAKYGAEIWLKREDLCHTGAHKINNTIGQIILAEKLGKKRIIAETGAGQHGVATATVCALKGLECIVYMGEKDIKRQAPNVARMKMLGATVIPATSGSKTLKDATNEAMRDWINNPENTHYIIGSVVGPHPYPDMVARYQSIISEEIKNQMEGLPDYVIACVGGGSNAMGAFYHFLDDKEVQLIGVEAAGLGIHTDKTAATLTLGTPGVLHASRSIMMQDKDGQVVEPHSISAGLDYPGIGPAHAWLKVSERARYMAVTDADALIAAVEVSRMEGIIPALETAHAFSVLKDLDLKPTDRVVINLSGRGDKDMNTYMEELDLF; encoded by the coding sequence ATGAACTATCAAGTAGATGAAAAAGGATTTTATGGAGAATTCGGTGGTGCATTCATTCCAGAATTGCTCTATCCTAATATTGAAGAACTTCAAGAAAACTATTTAGAGATTGAAAAATCACCAGAGTTTCAAAAAGAGTTTCACCAATTGCTTAAAGATTACGTAGGTCGTCCTACGCCACTCTTCCTAGCAAAGAGGTTATCGGCAAAGTATGGTGCAGAAATCTGGTTGAAACGAGAAGATTTATGTCACACTGGTGCACATAAAATCAACAATACCATCGGTCAAATTATACTTGCTGAAAAACTAGGAAAGAAAAGAATCATCGCAGAGACTGGAGCTGGACAACACGGTGTAGCAACTGCTACGGTTTGTGCTTTAAAAGGCCTGGAATGTATCGTCTACATGGGTGAAAAAGATATCAAACGTCAAGCGCCTAATGTAGCTCGTATGAAAATGCTAGGTGCCACAGTAATACCGGCAACCAGCGGATCTAAAACTTTAAAGGACGCTACTAACGAAGCGATGCGTGACTGGATTAACAACCCAGAAAACACCCATTACATTATAGGTTCTGTAGTTGGACCACATCCCTATCCAGATATGGTAGCTCGTTACCAGTCGATTATTTCTGAAGAGATCAAAAACCAAATGGAGGGCTTGCCAGATTATGTGATTGCATGCGTGGGTGGTGGATCAAATGCCATGGGAGCTTTTTATCATTTCCTAGATGATAAAGAAGTACAGTTAATAGGTGTAGAAGCAGCTGGATTAGGTATTCATACTGATAAAACAGCAGCTACCTTGACATTAGGAACTCCGGGGGTATTACACGCCAGTCGTTCTATCATGATGCAAGATAAAGATGGACAGGTGGTCGAACCGCACAGTATTTCTGCTGGATTAGATTATCCTGGAATAGGCCCAGCTCATGCGTGGTTAAAAGTATCTGAACGTGCACGATATATGGCAGTAACTGATGCAGATGCGCTTATCGCAGCTGTAGAAGTAAGTCGTATGGAAGGTATTATTCCTGCTTTAGAGACGGCTCATGCCTTTTCAGTTTTGAAAGACTTAGATTTAAAACCTACCGACCGAGTAGTGATCAACTTATCTGGTCGTGGTGATAAGGATATGAACACCTATATGGAGGAATTGGATTTGTTTTAA
- a CDS encoding GNAT family N-acetyltransferase, which yields MLNSGIKLCYRDRSETFKACFEAYQLYRVEAGCAVENHASKRVLEKCGFVVEGIQERICL from the coding sequence ATCTTAAATTCTGGAATAAAGTTATGCTACCGAGACCGTTCAGAGACTTTTAAAGCTTGTTTTGAAGCATACCAACTTTATAGAGTTGAAGCTGGATGTGCTGTTGAGAATCACGCATCAAAAAGAGTACTAGAAAAATGTGGTTTTGTAGTAGAAGGAATACAAGAAAGAATTTGCCTCTAA
- the hisG gene encoding ATP phosphoribosyltransferase, which translates to MIRIAVQKSGRLSDKSLQLLKDCGIKFDNGGRKLSTQAKNFPLEILFLRDDDIPQYVANGVADLGILGLNEVEEKDQKVDVIKQLGFAGCRLSLAVQKDVDYTGLEWFNGKKVASSYTTIVKKFFADKGINATTEEIGGSVEIAPGIGLAEGICDIVSTGSTLLMNGLKEVETVMYSEAVLISNPNLNSEKNDLLSKLLFRMEAVQNAKKSKYILLNAPNDKIDEISALLPGMKSPTVLPLAEEGWSSLHSVIEENDFWNVIDQLKDAGAQGILVSPIEKLIA; encoded by the coding sequence ATGATCAGAATAGCAGTACAAAAATCAGGAAGACTATCAGATAAATCTTTGCAACTTTTAAAAGATTGCGGAATCAAATTTGACAATGGCGGTCGCAAATTATCTACTCAAGCAAAAAACTTCCCTCTGGAAATTCTTTTCTTACGAGACGATGATATTCCACAATATGTAGCAAATGGCGTTGCAGATTTAGGAATTCTTGGATTGAACGAAGTAGAAGAAAAGGATCAAAAAGTAGATGTCATTAAACAACTAGGTTTTGCTGGTTGTAGGTTGAGTCTAGCCGTTCAAAAAGATGTAGATTACACAGGTCTGGAATGGTTCAATGGCAAAAAAGTAGCCAGTAGTTATACCACTATCGTTAAAAAATTCTTTGCCGATAAAGGTATCAATGCAACCACGGAAGAAATAGGCGGGTCTGTAGAAATTGCTCCAGGAATAGGACTAGCTGAAGGTATTTGTGATATCGTTTCTACAGGTTCTACCCTTCTCATGAATGGGCTTAAAGAAGTAGAAACAGTTATGTATAGTGAAGCTGTTTTAATTTCTAATCCCAACCTAAACTCCGAAAAAAATGACTTATTAAGCAAACTGCTTTTCAGAATGGAAGCCGTTCAAAACGCTAAAAAAAGCAAGTACATTTTGCTTAACGCACCTAATGATAAGATTGATGAAATATCAGCACTTTTACCTGGTATGAAAAGCCCAACGGTTTTACCACTAGCTGAGGAAGGCTGGTCAAGTTTACACTCTGTTATTGAAGAAAATGACTTTTGGAATGTGATTGATCAGTTAAAAGACGCTGGTGCGCAAGGAATATTAGTAAGTCCAATTGAAAAATTGATTGCCTAA
- the hisH gene encoding imidazole glycerol phosphate synthase subunit HisH: protein MIAIVKYNAGNIGSVTNALNRLGIENKVTDDPAELQAADKVIFPGVGEAGTAMKYLRERGLDKVLKELKQPVLGICLGMQLMCLHSEEGDTDCLGIFDTYVKLFRPSRTSGLGEKVPHMGWNILSSEFEVPSDVLNQSKDPDKLITHNSKLLTHLQPSDDVYYVHSYYAELCENTVAACDYILPYSSVLQKDNFYATQFHPEKSAGIGEQILKNFIEL, encoded by the coding sequence ATGATTGCGATTGTAAAATATAATGCGGGTAATATAGGTAGTGTAACTAACGCACTGAATCGCTTGGGGATTGAAAACAAAGTGACCGATGATCCGGCAGAATTACAGGCGGCAGACAAGGTGATCTTTCCTGGCGTAGGCGAAGCAGGAACGGCCATGAAATACTTGCGGGAACGCGGACTGGACAAAGTTTTAAAAGAACTAAAACAACCAGTATTGGGTATTTGTCTTGGAATGCAATTGATGTGCCTTCACAGTGAAGAAGGCGATACCGATTGTCTTGGAATTTTTGATACTTATGTAAAGTTGTTCCGCCCTTCGAGAACCTCAGGGCTGGGTGAAAAAGTACCTCACATGGGATGGAATATTTTAAGCTCAGAATTTGAAGTTCCAAGCGATGTCCTGAACCAGTCGAAGGATCCAGACAAACTTATAACTCATAACTCCAAACTCTTAACTCATCTTCAGCCGAGTGATGATGTGTATTATGTGCATTCTTATTATGCGGAGCTTTGTGAGAATACAGTTGCGGCTTGTGATTATATCTTGCCTTATAGCAGTGTATTGCAAAAAGATAATTTTTATGCGACGCAGTTTCACCCAGAGAAAAGTGCTGGAATAGGAGAACAGATATTGAAGAATTTTATAGAATTATAA
- a CDS encoding pyridoxal phosphate-dependent aminotransferase, with amino-acid sequence MSSEFKLKSIVRSNIWNLQPYSSARSEFDLYGSGKNNLTLLDANENPKGDLNRYPDPMQSLIKEELAKQKNLPANQIFVGNGSDEAIDLLYRIFCEPGKDRVITCPPTYGMYEVSAAINNIEVVKIDLGKSFELDLDGIMKSAAFTNAKLLWICSPNNPTGNALLKADLKHDWQAQNYTRGGMMDMPFAPEFEAEMLNNQRKLDQLFGAFKGIVVVDEAYHDFTEHISFINRLEDYPNLVVLQTMSKAYGLAGARVGFAFASPEIIELFNRTKPPYNVNELSQRAVLEALLQTEKTENEIKEIVINREFLAAHLNSFDFIKKVYPSEANFLLAQVDQATDVYNYLRDNDVIIRNRSSQIADTLRFTVGTRRECEEVIKTLRTFKKN; translated from the coding sequence ATGAGTTCAGAATTTAAATTAAAGTCCATAGTAAGATCTAACATCTGGAATCTGCAGCCATACTCCAGTGCACGTAGTGAATTTGACCTGTATGGTAGTGGTAAAAATAATTTGACTTTACTGGATGCCAATGAGAATCCTAAAGGAGATTTGAATCGGTATCCAGACCCAATGCAGTCTTTGATTAAAGAAGAACTCGCAAAACAAAAAAACCTTCCTGCCAACCAAATTTTTGTTGGTAATGGTAGTGATGAGGCCATTGATTTATTATACCGTATTTTCTGTGAACCTGGAAAAGACAGGGTGATTACCTGCCCACCTACTTATGGAATGTATGAAGTGAGTGCTGCAATTAACAATATAGAGGTAGTGAAAATTGATTTAGGTAAATCATTTGAACTGGATCTTGACGGGATCATGAAGAGTGCTGCTTTTACAAACGCAAAATTACTATGGATTTGTTCTCCTAATAACCCTACAGGAAATGCACTTCTTAAAGCCGATTTAAAGCACGACTGGCAAGCACAAAATTACACTCGTGGAGGAATGATGGACATGCCATTTGCACCAGAGTTTGAAGCTGAAATGCTAAATAATCAACGCAAATTAGATCAATTATTTGGTGCTTTTAAAGGTATTGTAGTCGTTGATGAGGCCTATCACGATTTCACAGAGCATATCAGTTTTATCAATCGATTAGAAGATTACCCCAATCTAGTGGTGCTACAAACCATGTCTAAAGCATATGGACTTGCTGGTGCAAGAGTTGGTTTTGCATTTGCGTCACCAGAAATAATCGAGCTATTCAATAGAACAAAGCCTCCCTATAATGTAAATGAACTCTCACAGAGAGCGGTTCTTGAAGCTTTATTACAAACAGAAAAGACAGAAAACGAAATTAAGGAAATTGTCATCAATAGAGAATTTCTTGCAGCGCATTTGAACAGTTTTGACTTTATCAAAAAGGTTTATCCTAGTGAAGCAAACTTCTTATTAGCTCAAGTAGATCAAGCTACTGACGTATATAATTACTTGCGTGATAATGATGTAATCATACGTAATCGCAGCAGTCAGATAGCAGACACATTGAGGTTTACTGTAGGGACGAGAAGAGAATGTGAAGAAGTGATAAAAACGCTTAGAACATTTAAAAAGAATTAG
- the hisB gene encoding bifunctional histidinol-phosphatase/imidazoleglycerol-phosphate dehydratase HisB, whose amino-acid sequence MKKVLFIDRDGTIVKEPPVDYQLDSYEKLEFLPMAITQLHRIARELDYELVMVTNQDGLGTDSFPEDTFWPVHNLMMNVLANEGIHFSEVLIDRSFPEQNAPTRKPQTGLMSPYIKGDYDLENSFVIGDRNSDMQLAKNLGCKGIQLPSITDDSEFEDDLVVLKTESWKEIFLFLRGQPRKVRVSRKTNETDINIVLNLDGSGNGTIDTGLKFYDHMLEQLQRHGSLDLDIKVKGDLEIDEHHTIEDTAIALGDAFAKALSSKKGINRYGFLLPMDDSLAQVGIDFGGRPWIVWEADFKREYVGDMPTELFFHFFKSFSDAAKCNLNMKVEGDNEHHKIESLFKAFAKAIKMAIKQTGDGKLPSTKGTL is encoded by the coding sequence ATGAAAAAAGTATTATTTATAGACCGAGACGGTACGATTGTAAAAGAGCCACCAGTAGATTATCAGCTGGATAGTTATGAGAAGCTGGAGTTCTTGCCTATGGCGATTACGCAGTTACACCGTATCGCTAGAGAACTGGATTATGAGCTCGTAATGGTAACCAATCAAGATGGTTTGGGAACTGATAGTTTTCCTGAAGATACGTTCTGGCCAGTTCATAATTTAATGATGAATGTCTTAGCAAATGAGGGCATCCATTTTAGTGAGGTATTGATAGATCGTTCTTTCCCTGAACAAAATGCGCCTACTCGCAAACCGCAAACCGGTTTAATGTCTCCTTATATAAAAGGTGATTATGACCTGGAGAATAGTTTTGTTATCGGCGATCGCAACAGCGATATGCAGCTGGCAAAAAATTTAGGTTGTAAAGGAATTCAGTTGCCATCAATTACTGATGACTCTGAATTTGAAGATGACCTAGTCGTTTTAAAAACGGAGTCTTGGAAAGAGATTTTCCTTTTTCTACGCGGGCAACCTCGTAAAGTAAGGGTAAGTCGCAAAACCAATGAAACCGATATCAATATCGTTTTAAATCTAGACGGCTCTGGAAATGGAACTATTGATACCGGATTAAAATTCTACGACCACATGTTGGAGCAGTTGCAGCGACACGGTTCTTTGGATTTAGACATCAAGGTTAAAGGCGATTTAGAAATTGATGAACACCACACTATAGAAGATACGGCGATTGCTTTAGGTGACGCTTTCGCGAAAGCGTTATCCTCCAAAAAAGGAATCAATAGATATGGCTTTTTACTACCTATGGACGACTCGCTAGCACAAGTGGGCATAGACTTCGGTGGACGACCATGGATTGTTTGGGAAGCCGATTTTAAACGCGAATATGTGGGTGATATGCCTACAGAATTATTCTTTCACTTCTTTAAATCCTTTAGTGATGCGGCAAAATGCAACCTGAACATGAAAGTGGAAGGAGATAACGAACATCACAAAATTGAATCACTTTTTAAAGCATTTGCCAAAGCCATAAAAATGGCAATAAAACAAACCGGTGATGGTAAATTACCTAGCACAAAAGGAACTTTATGA
- the trpA gene encoding tryptophan synthase subunit alpha: MKNKLTELLQDKPEGLLNIFFTAGYPQLEDTTTLLTVLENSNVDLVEIGIPFSDPLADGPTIQESSKIALENGMSIEKLFSQLEKHTAKVPLLLMGYLNPVMQYGLEAFCKRCQEVGVDGLIVPDLPMSIYQTEFKEVFEKYHISNIFLVTPHTSDKRIREIDENSNGFIYAVSSASTTGSKTDFSAAVDYLGKLKEMNLTTPILTGFNIKNKQNFQDACKYVNGAIIGSEFIRQITDVEDISQAAATFVASIK, encoded by the coding sequence ATGAAAAACAAACTCACGGAGTTACTCCAAGACAAGCCTGAAGGCTTGTTAAATATATTCTTTACCGCTGGATATCCTCAATTAGAAGATACCACTACCCTACTAACTGTGTTAGAAAATTCTAACGTAGACTTAGTGGAAATAGGAATACCATTTAGTGACCCATTAGCTGATGGCCCTACTATTCAAGAGAGCAGTAAAATTGCTCTAGAAAATGGTATGTCTATAGAGAAGTTATTTTCTCAATTAGAAAAGCATACGGCAAAAGTACCCTTGCTTTTGATGGGATATTTGAACCCGGTGATGCAATACGGACTAGAAGCATTTTGTAAACGCTGTCAAGAAGTTGGCGTAGACGGTTTGATTGTTCCCGATTTACCTATGTCTATTTACCAGACCGAATTTAAAGAGGTGTTTGAAAAGTACCACATTAGTAATATTTTTTTAGTGACTCCACATACTTCAGACAAACGTATTAGAGAAATAGATGAAAACTCTAACGGATTTATCTACGCGGTAAGTTCTGCAAGTACAACAGGTTCTAAAACTGATTTTTCGGCAGCAGTAGACTATTTAGGCAAACTCAAGGAAATGAATCTTACCACGCCTATTCTTACTGGTTTCAACATCAAAAACAAACAGAACTTTCAGGATGCCTGCAAATATGTGAATGGCGCTATTATAGGAAGTGAGTTTATCAGACAGATAACCGATGTAGAAGACATTTCTCAAGCAGCTGCAACTTTTGTTGCTTCTATTAAATAA
- a CDS encoding phosphoribosylanthranilate isomerase gives MRDIENINQLQELDIDFMGIIRYPKSKRFVSDEQREKISKQAMNKGTVGVYVNETFENILQDIIPLELDVIQLHGDEDVAFAKALLEIDLKIFKAFQITADYDFDKLKEWQKLAQQYVGKLFFLFDTATPDYGGSGKKFNWHILDSYKGDVPFLLSGGISKSDADTIKKIKHNMFLGVDLNSKFESAPGLKNITELKTFIEKLRK, from the coding sequence ATGCGGGACATAGAAAACATCAACCAGTTGCAGGAATTGGATATAGACTTTATGGGTATCATACGCTACCCAAAATCCAAGAGGTTTGTCTCTGATGAGCAAAGAGAAAAAATCTCTAAACAAGCCATGAATAAAGGTACCGTAGGTGTTTATGTAAATGAAACTTTTGAAAACATTCTACAGGATATCATACCATTAGAATTAGATGTTATTCAATTACATGGTGATGAAGATGTTGCTTTTGCTAAAGCCTTATTAGAAATAGATCTTAAAATATTTAAAGCTTTTCAGATCACAGCCGACTATGATTTTGACAAGTTGAAAGAGTGGCAAAAACTTGCACAACAATATGTTGGAAAACTATTCTTCTTATTTGATACGGCGACACCAGATTATGGTGGTAGTGGCAAGAAATTTAATTGGCACATTCTCGACTCATATAAAGGAGACGTGCCCTTTTTATTAAGTGGAGGCATCTCGAAAAGCGATGCTGATACCATTAAAAAAATAAAACACAATATGTTTTTAGGAGTAGATCTCAACTCAAAATTTGAGTCAGCGCCCGGTCTTAAAAACATAACAGAACTAAAAACATTTATAGAAAAACTAAGAAAATGA
- the hisA gene encoding 1-(5-phosphoribosyl)-5-[(5-phosphoribosylamino)methylideneamino]imidazole-4-carboxamide isomerase, with product MRIIPAIDIIDGKCVRLSQGDYNKKTVYNEDPLEVAKEFEANGIKHLHLVDLDGAKSSHVVNWKILERIAGQTGLQVDFGGGVKTDEDIKVVFESGAKQVTGGSIAVKDAAKFEGWISNYGSDKIILGADAKEGMIATHGWLESSELEVVSFITEWNKKGIEYIICTDIAKDGMLAGPSYHLYTEILKTAPVKLIASGGVAVVDDLHRLLDMGCEGAIVGKAFYEGRISFQELRAFV from the coding sequence ATGAGAATAATACCAGCAATAGATATCATAGACGGAAAATGCGTACGCCTTTCACAAGGTGATTACAATAAAAAAACGGTTTATAATGAAGACCCACTTGAGGTAGCTAAAGAATTTGAGGCCAACGGAATTAAACACCTGCACCTTGTAGATCTGGATGGTGCCAAAAGCAGTCATGTGGTTAATTGGAAAATATTAGAACGTATCGCGGGACAGACCGGCTTGCAGGTTGATTTTGGCGGTGGTGTAAAAACCGATGAAGATATCAAAGTGGTATTTGAAAGCGGTGCAAAACAAGTTACTGGAGGCAGTATTGCAGTTAAAGATGCTGCTAAGTTTGAAGGATGGATTTCCAACTATGGAAGTGATAAAATTATCCTGGGTGCTGATGCAAAGGAAGGCATGATAGCAACACATGGTTGGTTAGAAAGTAGTGAGTTAGAAGTTGTTTCCTTTATTACCGAATGGAACAAAAAAGGAATCGAATACATTATTTGTACCGATATTGCAAAAGACGGCATGCTTGCTGGTCCTAGTTATCATCTTTACACAGAGATTCTTAAAACAGCTCCTGTCAAGTTAATAGCCTCTGGTGGCGTTGCAGTGGTGGATGATTTACATCGCTTGCTCGATATGGGTTGTGAAGGAGCCATAGTTGGTAAAGCTTTTTATGAAGGTAGGATATCCTTTCAAGAACTAAGAGCCTTTGTATAG
- the trpD gene encoding anthranilate phosphoribosyltransferase: MKDILNELFNHGTLSRKAAYDILTAITSGTVNDAQIAAFLTVYGMRSITVEELAGFRDAMLEQANLIDLTEFDPIDLCGTGGDGKNTFNISTLASFVTAGAGIPVAKHGNYGVSSVSGSSNVMEHLGFIFSNDHAVLRKQISEANITFLHAPLFHPAMKAVAPIRKQLGVKTFFNMLGPLVNPAKPKLQSVGVFNLQLARNYEYLFQSETDKKYAILHAHEGYDEVSLTGKVRLARNNGVSDLSAADFGMKFLKQSDIYGGETVEDAARIFMAVLNNTATDAQKNVVIANAATAISVAEDIEIINAVERARASLESGKALESFKKLMSLHG, encoded by the coding sequence ATGAAGGATATATTAAATGAATTATTTAATCACGGCACACTTTCAAGAAAAGCCGCTTATGACATTCTTACCGCCATTACCAGCGGTACGGTAAACGATGCACAAATAGCAGCCTTTCTTACCGTTTATGGGATGCGCAGTATTACCGTCGAAGAACTCGCCGGATTTAGAGACGCCATGCTAGAGCAAGCAAATCTCATCGATTTAACAGAGTTTGATCCTATAGATTTATGCGGAACTGGCGGTGATGGAAAAAATACTTTTAATATAAGCACACTCGCTAGTTTTGTTACTGCTGGCGCAGGTATTCCAGTCGCAAAACACGGTAATTATGGTGTGAGTTCTGTAAGTGGTTCATCAAATGTAATGGAACACTTAGGATTTATATTTTCCAATGATCATGCCGTTTTAAGAAAACAAATTAGCGAAGCTAACATTACATTTTTACACGCACCATTATTTCATCCAGCAATGAAAGCTGTGGCCCCTATTAGAAAACAACTGGGTGTGAAAACATTTTTCAATATGCTAGGACCTTTAGTAAATCCAGCAAAACCAAAATTACAGAGTGTAGGTGTTTTCAATTTACAGCTCGCACGCAACTATGAATACCTTTTTCAATCGGAGACTGATAAAAAATATGCCATTTTACATGCACATGAAGGCTATGATGAAGTAAGTCTTACCGGCAAAGTACGACTTGCTAGAAATAATGGTGTTAGCGATTTATCAGCCGCTGATTTTGGCATGAAGTTTTTAAAGCAATCAGATATTTACGGGGGAGAAACCGTTGAAGATGCTGCTCGTATTTTTATGGCTGTCCTTAATAATACAGCTACTGATGCTCAAAAAAATGTAGTGATTGCAAATGCAGCGACAGCTATTTCAGTGGCGGAAGATATAGAAATAATAAATGCAGTAGAACGAGCTAGAGCCTCTTTAGAATCTGGAAAAGCTCTGGAAAGCTTTAAAAAACTAATGAGTCTGCACGGCTAG
- the trpC gene encoding indole-3-glycerol phosphate synthase TrpC, whose protein sequence is MEDILKKIIAQTAQDLKARKKTTSLSELKDMSAYSREVISLHQSLKNGSGIIAEHKRQSPSKGSFKCPMNLEEVVKGYENAGASAISCLTDQPFFGGTLQDLIDARAVLNIPILRKDFLIDVYQVHEAKAFGADAILLIAACLNNEELKTMSLEAMNLGLEILFEVHDLEELNRIKEVTDSFNIEKYIIGVNNRDLKRFQTDIQNSKDLLPHFPEGVIAISESGISNPEVVKELRTLGFEGFLIGENFMKTERPGASCEQFIKAINS, encoded by the coding sequence ATGGAAGACATCCTTAAAAAAATAATTGCTCAAACAGCTCAAGATCTAAAAGCTAGAAAGAAGACGACTTCTCTTTCTGAGTTAAAGGACATGTCTGCCTATTCCCGAGAAGTAATTTCGTTGCACCAAAGCCTTAAAAACGGTAGCGGTATAATTGCTGAACACAAAAGACAAAGCCCTAGTAAAGGTTCTTTTAAATGTCCAATGAACCTGGAAGAAGTAGTAAAAGGATATGAAAATGCAGGCGCAAGTGCTATAAGCTGTTTGACCGATCAGCCCTTTTTTGGCGGCACATTACAAGATTTAATTGATGCTAGAGCAGTATTAAACATTCCAATATTGCGTAAAGATTTCCTGATAGATGTATATCAAGTGCATGAAGCAAAAGCATTTGGAGCAGACGCCATTCTTCTTATAGCAGCTTGTTTAAATAATGAAGAGCTTAAAACAATGTCGCTCGAGGCGATGAATTTAGGACTAGAGATTCTTTTTGAGGTGCACGATTTAGAAGAACTGAATAGAATCAAAGAGGTTACTGATTCCTTTAATATTGAAAAATATATCATAGGTGTCAATAATCGAGATTTGAAAAGGTTCCAAACAGATATTCAAAACAGTAAAGATCTATTACCTCACTTTCCAGAAGGTGTTATCGCCATATCAGAAAGTGGCATTTCCAATCCAGAAGTGGTAAAGGAACTTAGAACTTTAGGATTTGAAGGGTTTTTAATAGGTGAAAACTTTATGAAAACAGAGCGGCCAGGAGCAAGTTGTGAGCAGTTTATAAAAGCGATCAACTCATGA